One stretch of Sander lucioperca isolate FBNREF2018 chromosome 13, SLUC_FBN_1.2, whole genome shotgun sequence DNA includes these proteins:
- the klhl13 gene encoding kelch-like protein 13 isoform X1 yields MPLKWKSGSPVSWKFPVPVLKTSRSSPLSPAYIHQHSFVVWTTHSLLAACPTYHLTGSLVEDDDAHMKVALGYGDMGISAHLQASKTGNTRFFTSNTHSSVVLQGFDQLRIEGLLCDVTLVAGDGDEAFPVHRAMMASSSDYFKAMFTGGMKEQDLMCIKLHGVNRIGLKKIIDFIYTAKLSLNMENLQDTLEAASFLQILPVLDFCKVFLISGVSLDNCVEVGRIANAYNLTEVDKYVNNFILKNFPSLLGTGEFVKLPFERLAFVLSSNSLKHCTELDLFKAACRWLRYEDGRMDFAPKLMKNIRFPLMNPQELINHVQTVDFMRTDNTCVNLLLEASNYQMMPYMQPVMQSERTAIRSDSAHLVTLGGVLRQQLVVSKELRLFDEKAHEWKALAPMDAPRYQHGIAVIGNFLYVVGGQSNYDTKGKTAVDTVFRYDPRYNKWMQVACLNEKRTFFHLSALKGHLYAVGGRNAAGELATVECYNPRTNEWTYVAKMNEPHYGHAGTVYGGYMYISGGITHDTFQKELMCFDPDADKWTQKAPMTTVRGLHCMCTVGDRLYVIGGNHFRGTSDYDDVLSCEYYSPALDLWTPIAAMLRGQSDVGVAVFENKIYVVGGYSWNNRCMVEIVQKYDPEKDEWHKVFDLPESLGGIRACTITVFPPEDMSCSPSRESPLSAP; encoded by the exons ATGCCGTTGAAATGGAAAAGCGGTTCGCCTGTTAGCTGGAAATTCCCAGTGCCAGTTCTTAAGACATCCAGGTCCTCACCCCTTTCGCCTGCCTACAT CCACCAACACTCCTTTGTGGTTTGGACAACCCACTCTCTCCTCGCTGCCTGTCCGACTTACCACCTGACAGG ATCCCTCGTGGAGGACGACGACGCTCACATGAAAGTTGCTCTGGGTTATGGTGATATGGGCATCTCTGCTCACCTTCAGGCAtcaaagactggaaacactCGATTTTTCACAAGCAACACACACAGTTCAGTGGTTCTTCAG GGATTTGACCAGCTGAGGATAGAAGGTTTACTATGTGACGTCACACTGGTGGCTGGGGACGGCGATGAAGCTTTCCCTGTACACCGCGCCATGATGGCCTCCTCCTCCGACTATTTCAAAGCCATGTTCACAG GTGGAATGAAAGAACAGGATTTAATGTGCATCAAGCTTCATGGAGTTAACCGAATAGGCCTGAAGAAGATCATTGACTTTATCTACACGGCCAAGTTGTCACTCAACATGGAGAATCTGCAAGACACACTTGAGGCAGCCAGCTTTTTACAAATCCTTCCTGTGCTGGACTTCTGCAAGGTTTTTCTTATATCTGGG GTTTCTCTTGACAACTGTGTCGAGGTGGGGCGCATCGCCAACGCGTATAACCTCACAGAGGTGGACAAATATGTCAACAACTTCATCCTGAAAAACTTCCCCTCACTGCTGGGCACAGGAGAGTTTGTCAAGCTACCATTTGAACGGTTGGCTTTTGTACTGTCCAGCAACAGCTTGAAACACTGCACTGAGTTGGACCTGTTCAAGGCTGCTTGCCGCTGGTTACGTTATGAAGACGGTCGTATGGACTTTGCCCCAAAGCTCATGAAGAACATCCGCTTTCCCCTCATGAACCCACAGGAACTCATCAATCACGTGCAGACAGTGGACTTTATGCGCACGGACAACACCTGTGTCAACCTTCTCCTGGAGGCCAGCAACTACCAAATGATGCCCTACATGCAGCCAGTTATGCAGTCAGAACGGACAGCCATCCGCTCAGACAGTGCCCACCTGGTCACCCTGGGTGGTGTTCTGCGCCAGCAGCTAGTTGTGAGTAAGGAGCTGCGTCTTTTTGATGAGAAGGCTCATGAGTGGAAGGCGCTGGCACCCATGGATGCACCCCGCTACCAACACGGCATTGCTGTCATCGGTAACTTTCTCTATGTGGTGGGTGGCCAAAGCAACTACGACACCAAAGGCAAGACAGCAGTGGACACCGTGTTCCGGTACGACCCTCGCTACAACAAGTGGATGCAGGTGGCATGCCTTAATGAGAAACGTACCTTCTTCCACCTCAGTGCACTCAAGGGACACCTCTACGCTGTCGGTGGAAGGAACGCTGCCGGGGAGCTTG CTACTGTGGAGTGCTACAATCCAAGGACAAATGAATGGACGTATGTTGCCAAAATGAATGAACCACATTATGGCCACGCTGGGACGGTGTATGGTGGTTATATGTATATTTCAG GGGGAATCACTCATGACACTTTTCAGAAGGAGCTGATGTGCTTCGACCCAGATGCAGATAAATGGACTCAGAAAGCACCAATGACGACTGTGCGCGGCCTCCACTGCATGTGCACAGTGGGCGACCGCCTTTACGTGATCGGGGGCAATCACTTCCGGGGCACCAGCGACTACGACGACGTGCTGAGCTGCGAATACTACTCCCCCGCCCTCGACTTGTGGACTCCTATCGCTGCCATGTTGCGAGGCCAGAGCGACGTGGGCGTGGCCGTGTTTGAGAATAAGATCTATGTGGTGGGCGGTTACTCGTGGAACAATCGCTGTATGGTGGAGATAGTACAGAAGTACGACCCCGAGAAAGACGAATGGCACAAAGTGTTTGACTTACCCGAGTCACTGGGCGGGATCCGAGCCTGCACAATCACAGTTTTTCCCCCTGAGGACATGTCATGCTCGCCCTCCAGAGAGTCGCCCCTCTCAGCACCTTGA
- the klhl13 gene encoding kelch-like protein 13 isoform X4: MEHPVHRGETMPIGLHDRSLVEDDDAHMKVALGYGDMGISAHLQASKTGNTRFFTSNTHSSVVLQGFDQLRIEGLLCDVTLVAGDGDEAFPVHRAMMASSSDYFKAMFTGGMKEQDLMCIKLHGVNRIGLKKIIDFIYTAKLSLNMENLQDTLEAASFLQILPVLDFCKVFLISGVSLDNCVEVGRIANAYNLTEVDKYVNNFILKNFPSLLGTGEFVKLPFERLAFVLSSNSLKHCTELDLFKAACRWLRYEDGRMDFAPKLMKNIRFPLMNPQELINHVQTVDFMRTDNTCVNLLLEASNYQMMPYMQPVMQSERTAIRSDSAHLVTLGGVLRQQLVVSKELRLFDEKAHEWKALAPMDAPRYQHGIAVIGNFLYVVGGQSNYDTKGKTAVDTVFRYDPRYNKWMQVACLNEKRTFFHLSALKGHLYAVGGRNAAGELATVECYNPRTNEWTYVAKMNEPHYGHAGTVYGGYMYISGGITHDTFQKELMCFDPDADKWTQKAPMTTVRGLHCMCTVGDRLYVIGGNHFRGTSDYDDVLSCEYYSPALDLWTPIAAMLRGQSDVGVAVFENKIYVVGGYSWNNRCMVEIVQKYDPEKDEWHKVFDLPESLGGIRACTITVFPPEDMSCSPSRESPLSAP, translated from the exons ATGGAGCACCCTGTACACCGAGGGGAGACGATGCCCATTGGACTACATGACAG ATCCCTCGTGGAGGACGACGACGCTCACATGAAAGTTGCTCTGGGTTATGGTGATATGGGCATCTCTGCTCACCTTCAGGCAtcaaagactggaaacactCGATTTTTCACAAGCAACACACACAGTTCAGTGGTTCTTCAG GGATTTGACCAGCTGAGGATAGAAGGTTTACTATGTGACGTCACACTGGTGGCTGGGGACGGCGATGAAGCTTTCCCTGTACACCGCGCCATGATGGCCTCCTCCTCCGACTATTTCAAAGCCATGTTCACAG GTGGAATGAAAGAACAGGATTTAATGTGCATCAAGCTTCATGGAGTTAACCGAATAGGCCTGAAGAAGATCATTGACTTTATCTACACGGCCAAGTTGTCACTCAACATGGAGAATCTGCAAGACACACTTGAGGCAGCCAGCTTTTTACAAATCCTTCCTGTGCTGGACTTCTGCAAGGTTTTTCTTATATCTGGG GTTTCTCTTGACAACTGTGTCGAGGTGGGGCGCATCGCCAACGCGTATAACCTCACAGAGGTGGACAAATATGTCAACAACTTCATCCTGAAAAACTTCCCCTCACTGCTGGGCACAGGAGAGTTTGTCAAGCTACCATTTGAACGGTTGGCTTTTGTACTGTCCAGCAACAGCTTGAAACACTGCACTGAGTTGGACCTGTTCAAGGCTGCTTGCCGCTGGTTACGTTATGAAGACGGTCGTATGGACTTTGCCCCAAAGCTCATGAAGAACATCCGCTTTCCCCTCATGAACCCACAGGAACTCATCAATCACGTGCAGACAGTGGACTTTATGCGCACGGACAACACCTGTGTCAACCTTCTCCTGGAGGCCAGCAACTACCAAATGATGCCCTACATGCAGCCAGTTATGCAGTCAGAACGGACAGCCATCCGCTCAGACAGTGCCCACCTGGTCACCCTGGGTGGTGTTCTGCGCCAGCAGCTAGTTGTGAGTAAGGAGCTGCGTCTTTTTGATGAGAAGGCTCATGAGTGGAAGGCGCTGGCACCCATGGATGCACCCCGCTACCAACACGGCATTGCTGTCATCGGTAACTTTCTCTATGTGGTGGGTGGCCAAAGCAACTACGACACCAAAGGCAAGACAGCAGTGGACACCGTGTTCCGGTACGACCCTCGCTACAACAAGTGGATGCAGGTGGCATGCCTTAATGAGAAACGTACCTTCTTCCACCTCAGTGCACTCAAGGGACACCTCTACGCTGTCGGTGGAAGGAACGCTGCCGGGGAGCTTG CTACTGTGGAGTGCTACAATCCAAGGACAAATGAATGGACGTATGTTGCCAAAATGAATGAACCACATTATGGCCACGCTGGGACGGTGTATGGTGGTTATATGTATATTTCAG GGGGAATCACTCATGACACTTTTCAGAAGGAGCTGATGTGCTTCGACCCAGATGCAGATAAATGGACTCAGAAAGCACCAATGACGACTGTGCGCGGCCTCCACTGCATGTGCACAGTGGGCGACCGCCTTTACGTGATCGGGGGCAATCACTTCCGGGGCACCAGCGACTACGACGACGTGCTGAGCTGCGAATACTACTCCCCCGCCCTCGACTTGTGGACTCCTATCGCTGCCATGTTGCGAGGCCAGAGCGACGTGGGCGTGGCCGTGTTTGAGAATAAGATCTATGTGGTGGGCGGTTACTCGTGGAACAATCGCTGTATGGTGGAGATAGTACAGAAGTACGACCCCGAGAAAGACGAATGGCACAAAGTGTTTGACTTACCCGAGTCACTGGGCGGGATCCGAGCCTGCACAATCACAGTTTTTCCCCCTGAGGACATGTCATGCTCGCCCTCCAGAGAGTCGCCCCTCTCAGCACCTTGA
- the klhl13 gene encoding kelch-like protein 13 isoform X2, which produces MEHPVHRGETMPIGLHDSHQHSFVVWTTHSLLAACPTYHLTGSLVEDDDAHMKVALGYGDMGISAHLQASKTGNTRFFTSNTHSSVVLQGFDQLRIEGLLCDVTLVAGDGDEAFPVHRAMMASSSDYFKAMFTGGMKEQDLMCIKLHGVNRIGLKKIIDFIYTAKLSLNMENLQDTLEAASFLQILPVLDFCKVFLISGVSLDNCVEVGRIANAYNLTEVDKYVNNFILKNFPSLLGTGEFVKLPFERLAFVLSSNSLKHCTELDLFKAACRWLRYEDGRMDFAPKLMKNIRFPLMNPQELINHVQTVDFMRTDNTCVNLLLEASNYQMMPYMQPVMQSERTAIRSDSAHLVTLGGVLRQQLVVSKELRLFDEKAHEWKALAPMDAPRYQHGIAVIGNFLYVVGGQSNYDTKGKTAVDTVFRYDPRYNKWMQVACLNEKRTFFHLSALKGHLYAVGGRNAAGELATVECYNPRTNEWTYVAKMNEPHYGHAGTVYGGYMYISGGITHDTFQKELMCFDPDADKWTQKAPMTTVRGLHCMCTVGDRLYVIGGNHFRGTSDYDDVLSCEYYSPALDLWTPIAAMLRGQSDVGVAVFENKIYVVGGYSWNNRCMVEIVQKYDPEKDEWHKVFDLPESLGGIRACTITVFPPEDMSCSPSRESPLSAP; this is translated from the exons ATGGAGCACCCTGTACACCGAGGGGAGACGATGCCCATTGGACTACATGACAG CCACCAACACTCCTTTGTGGTTTGGACAACCCACTCTCTCCTCGCTGCCTGTCCGACTTACCACCTGACAGG ATCCCTCGTGGAGGACGACGACGCTCACATGAAAGTTGCTCTGGGTTATGGTGATATGGGCATCTCTGCTCACCTTCAGGCAtcaaagactggaaacactCGATTTTTCACAAGCAACACACACAGTTCAGTGGTTCTTCAG GGATTTGACCAGCTGAGGATAGAAGGTTTACTATGTGACGTCACACTGGTGGCTGGGGACGGCGATGAAGCTTTCCCTGTACACCGCGCCATGATGGCCTCCTCCTCCGACTATTTCAAAGCCATGTTCACAG GTGGAATGAAAGAACAGGATTTAATGTGCATCAAGCTTCATGGAGTTAACCGAATAGGCCTGAAGAAGATCATTGACTTTATCTACACGGCCAAGTTGTCACTCAACATGGAGAATCTGCAAGACACACTTGAGGCAGCCAGCTTTTTACAAATCCTTCCTGTGCTGGACTTCTGCAAGGTTTTTCTTATATCTGGG GTTTCTCTTGACAACTGTGTCGAGGTGGGGCGCATCGCCAACGCGTATAACCTCACAGAGGTGGACAAATATGTCAACAACTTCATCCTGAAAAACTTCCCCTCACTGCTGGGCACAGGAGAGTTTGTCAAGCTACCATTTGAACGGTTGGCTTTTGTACTGTCCAGCAACAGCTTGAAACACTGCACTGAGTTGGACCTGTTCAAGGCTGCTTGCCGCTGGTTACGTTATGAAGACGGTCGTATGGACTTTGCCCCAAAGCTCATGAAGAACATCCGCTTTCCCCTCATGAACCCACAGGAACTCATCAATCACGTGCAGACAGTGGACTTTATGCGCACGGACAACACCTGTGTCAACCTTCTCCTGGAGGCCAGCAACTACCAAATGATGCCCTACATGCAGCCAGTTATGCAGTCAGAACGGACAGCCATCCGCTCAGACAGTGCCCACCTGGTCACCCTGGGTGGTGTTCTGCGCCAGCAGCTAGTTGTGAGTAAGGAGCTGCGTCTTTTTGATGAGAAGGCTCATGAGTGGAAGGCGCTGGCACCCATGGATGCACCCCGCTACCAACACGGCATTGCTGTCATCGGTAACTTTCTCTATGTGGTGGGTGGCCAAAGCAACTACGACACCAAAGGCAAGACAGCAGTGGACACCGTGTTCCGGTACGACCCTCGCTACAACAAGTGGATGCAGGTGGCATGCCTTAATGAGAAACGTACCTTCTTCCACCTCAGTGCACTCAAGGGACACCTCTACGCTGTCGGTGGAAGGAACGCTGCCGGGGAGCTTG CTACTGTGGAGTGCTACAATCCAAGGACAAATGAATGGACGTATGTTGCCAAAATGAATGAACCACATTATGGCCACGCTGGGACGGTGTATGGTGGTTATATGTATATTTCAG GGGGAATCACTCATGACACTTTTCAGAAGGAGCTGATGTGCTTCGACCCAGATGCAGATAAATGGACTCAGAAAGCACCAATGACGACTGTGCGCGGCCTCCACTGCATGTGCACAGTGGGCGACCGCCTTTACGTGATCGGGGGCAATCACTTCCGGGGCACCAGCGACTACGACGACGTGCTGAGCTGCGAATACTACTCCCCCGCCCTCGACTTGTGGACTCCTATCGCTGCCATGTTGCGAGGCCAGAGCGACGTGGGCGTGGCCGTGTTTGAGAATAAGATCTATGTGGTGGGCGGTTACTCGTGGAACAATCGCTGTATGGTGGAGATAGTACAGAAGTACGACCCCGAGAAAGACGAATGGCACAAAGTGTTTGACTTACCCGAGTCACTGGGCGGGATCCGAGCCTGCACAATCACAGTTTTTCCCCCTGAGGACATGTCATGCTCGCCCTCCAGAGAGTCGCCCCTCTCAGCACCTTGA
- the klhl13 gene encoding kelch-like protein 13 isoform X3, whose protein sequence is MPLKWKSGSPVSWKFPVPVLKTSRSSPLSPAYISLVEDDDAHMKVALGYGDMGISAHLQASKTGNTRFFTSNTHSSVVLQGFDQLRIEGLLCDVTLVAGDGDEAFPVHRAMMASSSDYFKAMFTGGMKEQDLMCIKLHGVNRIGLKKIIDFIYTAKLSLNMENLQDTLEAASFLQILPVLDFCKVFLISGVSLDNCVEVGRIANAYNLTEVDKYVNNFILKNFPSLLGTGEFVKLPFERLAFVLSSNSLKHCTELDLFKAACRWLRYEDGRMDFAPKLMKNIRFPLMNPQELINHVQTVDFMRTDNTCVNLLLEASNYQMMPYMQPVMQSERTAIRSDSAHLVTLGGVLRQQLVVSKELRLFDEKAHEWKALAPMDAPRYQHGIAVIGNFLYVVGGQSNYDTKGKTAVDTVFRYDPRYNKWMQVACLNEKRTFFHLSALKGHLYAVGGRNAAGELATVECYNPRTNEWTYVAKMNEPHYGHAGTVYGGYMYISGGITHDTFQKELMCFDPDADKWTQKAPMTTVRGLHCMCTVGDRLYVIGGNHFRGTSDYDDVLSCEYYSPALDLWTPIAAMLRGQSDVGVAVFENKIYVVGGYSWNNRCMVEIVQKYDPEKDEWHKVFDLPESLGGIRACTITVFPPEDMSCSPSRESPLSAP, encoded by the exons ATGCCGTTGAAATGGAAAAGCGGTTCGCCTGTTAGCTGGAAATTCCCAGTGCCAGTTCTTAAGACATCCAGGTCCTCACCCCTTTCGCCTGCCTACAT ATCCCTCGTGGAGGACGACGACGCTCACATGAAAGTTGCTCTGGGTTATGGTGATATGGGCATCTCTGCTCACCTTCAGGCAtcaaagactggaaacactCGATTTTTCACAAGCAACACACACAGTTCAGTGGTTCTTCAG GGATTTGACCAGCTGAGGATAGAAGGTTTACTATGTGACGTCACACTGGTGGCTGGGGACGGCGATGAAGCTTTCCCTGTACACCGCGCCATGATGGCCTCCTCCTCCGACTATTTCAAAGCCATGTTCACAG GTGGAATGAAAGAACAGGATTTAATGTGCATCAAGCTTCATGGAGTTAACCGAATAGGCCTGAAGAAGATCATTGACTTTATCTACACGGCCAAGTTGTCACTCAACATGGAGAATCTGCAAGACACACTTGAGGCAGCCAGCTTTTTACAAATCCTTCCTGTGCTGGACTTCTGCAAGGTTTTTCTTATATCTGGG GTTTCTCTTGACAACTGTGTCGAGGTGGGGCGCATCGCCAACGCGTATAACCTCACAGAGGTGGACAAATATGTCAACAACTTCATCCTGAAAAACTTCCCCTCACTGCTGGGCACAGGAGAGTTTGTCAAGCTACCATTTGAACGGTTGGCTTTTGTACTGTCCAGCAACAGCTTGAAACACTGCACTGAGTTGGACCTGTTCAAGGCTGCTTGCCGCTGGTTACGTTATGAAGACGGTCGTATGGACTTTGCCCCAAAGCTCATGAAGAACATCCGCTTTCCCCTCATGAACCCACAGGAACTCATCAATCACGTGCAGACAGTGGACTTTATGCGCACGGACAACACCTGTGTCAACCTTCTCCTGGAGGCCAGCAACTACCAAATGATGCCCTACATGCAGCCAGTTATGCAGTCAGAACGGACAGCCATCCGCTCAGACAGTGCCCACCTGGTCACCCTGGGTGGTGTTCTGCGCCAGCAGCTAGTTGTGAGTAAGGAGCTGCGTCTTTTTGATGAGAAGGCTCATGAGTGGAAGGCGCTGGCACCCATGGATGCACCCCGCTACCAACACGGCATTGCTGTCATCGGTAACTTTCTCTATGTGGTGGGTGGCCAAAGCAACTACGACACCAAAGGCAAGACAGCAGTGGACACCGTGTTCCGGTACGACCCTCGCTACAACAAGTGGATGCAGGTGGCATGCCTTAATGAGAAACGTACCTTCTTCCACCTCAGTGCACTCAAGGGACACCTCTACGCTGTCGGTGGAAGGAACGCTGCCGGGGAGCTTG CTACTGTGGAGTGCTACAATCCAAGGACAAATGAATGGACGTATGTTGCCAAAATGAATGAACCACATTATGGCCACGCTGGGACGGTGTATGGTGGTTATATGTATATTTCAG GGGGAATCACTCATGACACTTTTCAGAAGGAGCTGATGTGCTTCGACCCAGATGCAGATAAATGGACTCAGAAAGCACCAATGACGACTGTGCGCGGCCTCCACTGCATGTGCACAGTGGGCGACCGCCTTTACGTGATCGGGGGCAATCACTTCCGGGGCACCAGCGACTACGACGACGTGCTGAGCTGCGAATACTACTCCCCCGCCCTCGACTTGTGGACTCCTATCGCTGCCATGTTGCGAGGCCAGAGCGACGTGGGCGTGGCCGTGTTTGAGAATAAGATCTATGTGGTGGGCGGTTACTCGTGGAACAATCGCTGTATGGTGGAGATAGTACAGAAGTACGACCCCGAGAAAGACGAATGGCACAAAGTGTTTGACTTACCCGAGTCACTGGGCGGGATCCGAGCCTGCACAATCACAGTTTTTCCCCCTGAGGACATGTCATGCTCGCCCTCCAGAGAGTCGCCCCTCTCAGCACCTTGA